Genomic window (Pyrus communis chromosome 13, drPyrComm1.1, whole genome shotgun sequence):
GCAATCTCTTGTGCCCTGGCATTCAGAAAGCACTCCATGTCCTCAGCATGTTGAGCTTCGTGAGCCCTTACGACTTCATCAGTGGAGTTTGAGTAATGGATTCGTCCTTTGTTCCATGCTGGACTGTTTTTGTCCGCCACCTCTTTTGGTACTCTAGAAAGCCACTGAAGGGCAaaagttgaataaaaaaaatgaatagaaGCATTAGGAAATAACCGACCGTAGAAAGAACCAGGCACGCCCGCAGCATAGTATCGCCTGGCCTGCGGGAGGGATTTGAAGAGCCTGTTAAAATCATTTAGAGTATGATCATTAAAGAAGACTTGAAATTCAGGGATCTGTGAATTCAGCCCATGGCTCTGAAACTTGAATTCCACAGCTTCGAGTATGTTTTCAACCGCTATAAATGTGTTTGGCCCGACAGAGCAACCCAAATCAGCAATGTAAAAGGTGTTCGAAGATAACAAGACATTTACGTCGAGCTCTTCTGCAACTGCCTTGCTTAAAAGTTCTTTGGCAGCATCCACAGTTCCTTTCTGCAAGGACAATATACAAAATACAAAACCATTGTTTGAGTTACCGATTGTTCCTTAGTTTGTCCTGAACGTCGTATACAAAGAGATCAAGGACTTCGATAAAAGTGAGCAatacaaaataagaaattttgaaatgaaTTCATATAAACCTGCAAAGTTGAGTTGTTGGCATAGCTGTTGGGGCCATCTCCCCCTTTCATTGGATACGCTTCGGAGAACTTACTGGTGTCCTGGACTGCATCCatctctttccttctctttgttTCTTTGCTTTGTATGTCATGTATTGTATCATGAGGATCATTATTCTTATATCTGCACTTCGGTCGTTCCTACTCTACTACCTGACGCTATCAAAAGACAAagtaaaacaattaaatttagTAAACGCGAAAAGCATTGGAAAGTAAGACAAACTGGTGGTCTTTTTCTGATTGTATAGAAAGTCTTTGTTTGTCTTTCTCCCTTGTCTCCTTCGCCCCCTCCCTATTTGCTTGATTCCTTCCGTCTTTGATCGTCCTTCTCCATATGTCTGACTTTTACATTCAAAGATGCTGTCTGCATTCCCATACCCAAAATGCTGCTCCTAAACTTCTCCATGTCGAAACTAAAAGATTGCACAGCGACGGGGCTTTCTAGCTGCCTATAGTTCTTGGATTATAAGGTATATGTATATTTGGGATATTAATTGTTGGTGGATTGAAGGGTCTCTATCTTCTTCAAACCAATGATGCAGAAAACTTTGGTAGATCAAAGATTAGCAAGATATGGGTTCTCCAATCATTTCTGTGGAAATAACTCCACCAAATACACATAACACGAAGAGGAATACTTAAAAAGAAAGTAAGGATTATGATGGCCTTGTCGTTGCTTCAAACTTCAAAGGACAAATTAAACATATTAAGGTCCGTTTGGTAACCATgtcaaattttactttttaaaaaataaaaaactaaaatcgaAATTGTTATCAAACGTTTCCAAATATTTATGGATAAACGTTGATAAATTTTTACCTATGAATATGACAGAACTAATGATATAAAGTTTGCTAGAAGCCGCTGGTAGTTAGGGTGGAACTTAAGTAATTAAAATGTACAGCGGCTAAGGAGAGTTGTTGGAGAAGCTGTATTCTCCATCCCCGGCGATCATTGCATGGCCTTCACACGAACGATGTCCAAACGTCCTACGTAATATGCTTAtcttttcaattatatatatattggaaacTTTATTCTAATTCTTAACAAAGAtgacttttaaaataaaactatgAGTAAGATCAAAACCTAATTTTAGTCTCTTGATACATTAATCACCTCATTTATGTATCCAGGgttcttcctaattttaatgtattaattatatttccttatcattttcattttcatttcattcatcataatatattttgttgtaaacatttagataaactaatttttgttatacaatatatttcaatATACTTTGTCTTCCTCATTTGGGtacattaatttatttaatatattttgttatatcAATTTCGGTACACATATTTagatacattaattcaatataatacatttcaatGTATACATTTCGATgcgtacattttggtacattaaTTCAAGATGATACATTTCAGTACAAatatttcggtactaacatttggGTACATTAATTGGGTCTTCAAGTTTgtagaatgttaaataaaattaataaattaaaaaactgttttttggtcaaaaaataaattaaaatgtgtaaattaacaaaattcaaatattttaatggaagacattgaataaaatacatattaattaatttgaattaaggacacatcaagAAACTATACATTTCAGTACAAatatttcggtactaacatttggGTACATTAATTGGGTCTTCAAGTTTgtagaatgttaaataaaattaataaattaaaaaactgttttttggtcaaaaaataaattaaaatgtgtaaattaacaaaattcaaatattttaatggaagacattgaataaaatacatattaattaatttgaattaaggacacaaCAAGAAACTATAATTAATAAGTAATCtaatactaaatttttattaaatttcaaactttttcatAGGTTAAAGTTAAAAGGACCCTTATATATAAAAAGCACTAAAAATTGATGGCCTGTTCTGAAGACAGCAGTGCCATTTTTGTTTGACCAACCGTAATATTTAACGTGTCCTTTTTGTTTGACCAGAATTGATGGTAAGTTTCTCGGTTTTGCAGGACTTAGATTCTCTCCGGAAATCTTCGGGAATCCAGAAATCAATTAATAACAactgttcattaaaaattgtgtgatcataattgaatttttttattttcaacattAAATCAGCGTTGTTTTGCgtgaaaaaattttaaaaaaaaaaaattgtaacctCAAGGTTTTTGATGAATGGTTGTTATTAATTGATCTCTTAATTTTGCAATACATAGAGGGTTGTTAGGGATTTGCAGATCGGGTCTATGTCAGCCAGAATAAGGTACAGCTCCATTGTGTCGTGAGATTTTATTTGCAAGTATATAGTTTGACTCATTTTTAGTCGAACTAAAAATTTTTACAACGAAAATGCGTTATGTAAATTGAGTAAACGGTGATTAATAGTCAATGGATGGAAACAAGACTTTGTTAATTAATGATGCCATTTCCCAAGTCCGACTCCGGCCAACATAAGAAAATTTAGAACATTATTCTTAGCACTTGAGATTCCAAGTTCGGTTCCTCCCTCCCTCACTATCACTTGTCTAAAAAAGGGGAAACAAATAGAGCAAAATGAAAAAGAGGTATATTAGCATTAACTCTACTCTAAGGGCTAGTTTGAGATTGTAATGCTTCTAAAAATAGCAACacttcaaaaaatttgaaacatcaaatgtgtttggtaaaacaaacaaaaaaaaatgttttttttttttttaaattgcttCAATAACGGTAAAACCATGCTTCTAAAAAAGTGTGTTTTTTCCAAATCATTGTGAACAACAccaatttaatgaaattttgaaatgacaAGTATATATCTGCATATTTTACAAGATTATAATCTTTGCCCTTGCATTATTCTCTTAATTTGAAACATTAAATGTCTTtggtaaaacaaacaaacaaaaaagtgttttttttttaaattgcttCAATAACAGTAAAACCATACTTCTAAAAAATTGTGTTTTTTCCAAATCATAGTGAACAACGccaatttaatgaaattttgaaatgacaAGTATATTTCTGCATATTTTACATGATTACAATCTTTGCTCATGCATCATTCTCTttgacaatttttatttttttctcacaTTCAAtaccatattatttttttttttagtcatttaacatattcacaacggttttatataaaaatttaccaaacacccaaatactttttttttttttttttggttcaaagcacttttacaaaaaaggtGTATCAAATATtgaacaactttattttacaactgAATATTCTCACAGCAAAGtgtaaatagtttttttttttaagtacagcaataccaaactagtaCTAAGTTGTATCTTTTCAATACGATGAAGCCCCTGAGAAGTATTGCCTATCTGGGGAAAGATTGGCGAAAAGAGTGTTGAAATCGTTCGAAACATGATCGTTGAAGTAGACATGGAATTCGGGGAGCGAAGAAGATTGGCCTTCGATCTGGAATTTTTGTGTCACGGTGTCCATGATGTTTTTGACTGCGATGAATGTGTTGGGACCAACAGAACAACCTAGATCAGCAATCGAAAATGACGAGTTTGAAACAGCATTTCCTTGAGACAGATGATTTTCGATTTGTAGGTTTTCAAGTATGGCCTCAAAAAGCATTCCCTCGGCCGTATCAGCTGCCTTCCGCTGCGCAgtaaattaacaattaaagccTGATTAATAGTATCAGGTTTATTTGGTGTTTGGGGGCGGGTTTGGCGTGGGGTGGGGTGTGTCTGAAGAAGAATTTGTACCTGTGAACCGGAATTTTTCCCGTAGCTGTATTGGCCGTCTCCTCCTGTCATAGGAAACGATTCTTGATCCATTTCTGTCTGAAAATTTCAAGAAATTATCTAGCAACTGCTTACATGTATATGCTTTAGGGAAACAACAAATTGCAATCTCATTCTATTTATTAACTACTAGTTAATTAGAGTCAAGCATGTCATCTTTGGAGGGCGATGCAGTGGTAGTtataagaatattattaataGTTTAAACAGTATTAGTATTGGTGGAGTGGAGATGCGATCTAGtatctatatatatagtttattaaaatacattattcAAACATGCCAAATGGTAAATTAAGGTGCATGTGGAGTTGTTAGCTTAGCCGCCGTTGGGGGCATCTCCTCTACCCCTCTCTCTAGGTCTGTCTGTTTTGGGGAAGGTGCATGCGGAAATAACATGTTGTAACGTCGGGCTCAATATTGTATATGTTGCCTGCTGCTTCCATACTAGTCAATAGTTAATGGACGGCAAGTAGTCTTTTATTACAGCGGTAAAAATATGTTAAGTTTTTGCATGACAGAGTAGGTTCGAATCATGTTAATAaataatctaacatctaatttaacaaaatctatcacttagcaaaaaaaacaaaaaataataataatcaatgAATGGAAAGAAGACTTTGTTAacaaaaatggtttttttttttttttgggtacacAAAATTCTATGTTTACTATATATTTGTACTATTATTtgtaggaaaactaatgaacaAAACTTTAAATCTTTGCATTTTAATAAAGAAATTGTCTACTAAATTtattaatgataaggacaaaagaataaaaaaaaacataaaaaacacaACTTGATGGGCGCGCATACCCTCTTCCACTCTTTTTCCTCCCGTTGTCAGCTATCattaagagattttttttttttttttttttttttttagaataagaaaaagacttcaaattgaattacatttcccagttttatttttgtggttgTTTTCCAATAGTAGTCAAGattatgagagatttttcaatgtgcccaGAACAtggggtggtacaccacgtttctttatacaagtggtgagattcttgtgttaaaaatttcacaacataaaaaataaatgtgttacgggtacaaagaaaaatttctccaagatgACACCCAAGTTAAAGAAATTGGATGGAGCGCTACATTTTATTATTGTAGATATGTAAAAAATGTGAGggaattttaatttggtaattgaaaacaacttttaaaatataattactgaGAACATAATGTTCTCAAGATTTTGATCTAAACAATCACTTTTGGGTTTATCGTTTTCAGTGCAATAGGTGCTTTTATAGGACCAAAAAGGTTCAATGTTTCAAACCTTATGAAATTGAATCAAGAATTAGacattatttataaaacttgaccaataagtagacactatttatgaaactagaccaataaacagacactatttataaaactggaCGAATAaatagacactatttatgaaactggaccaatAGATAAACCCTATTTATGAAACGAAACCAAAAATTAtgcactatttctaaaactaaaccaaTAAACGGAAACTAATTGTgaaactggaccaagaactagacaatatttataaaacatgaccaagaactaAGCATTATTTATGAGAGTGGATAaataactagacactatttataaaactcgACTAACAAAtaaacattatttatgaaactgtacTAGCtactatacactatttatgaaaccgaACCGataactagacactatttatgaaacatgacaaAAAACAatgcactatttatgaaactggaccaatAAATAGTGTAGCACCgttcagttttataaatagtgttcaGTTTTATAAACAGTGTATGTGATTGAGGCACAAATCCCGCGAGTCaggtcttttttattttaattttttttaattgtgtctatctcattaaaatttaagttctttgatcatttttttattaaaatttaagggtttttcattaaataaagttatagcatggttcttggttaaaataaacttagccccAAACTCTTTTTATAAAAGCTCCCTCATTGTATTATTATAATAGAGATGAGACCTACATGGGTGGATGGATCCTACTTCTATTAAAGAAATTATACAAATCATAGTACAAACGGTAAATATAGAACTACTCCTTTGTTAAAGTCAAAAGATGTGGTTCAAGTGCAAACAAATCAAGTCCTCTCGTCACATGTTcttaaaaaatttggaaatcaaAGTTACCAACATATCGATCACATCGACAATCATAAGATTGAAATATCAACATATGATATagtaacattaaaaaaatgttgttaGACTTACGACAGATCTATTATCATGAGAATGAAGATCCTTtccggatcctttttgtgaggatcacGGAGATCCTCAAATCGTGTTCTTTATCGATATTAACTCCCAAGTCCACCTCCAACATCAggaaacttaagaacaaaataaaaaaagctaCAGGACAGGCATAAACCATAGCAcgccattttattttctttgttcatTCAACAAGATTTCCAAAGATCCACGGTTCGGGTGCGTCTGTTAGCCTCTTACAACCACAAGAACAAAAGAGAGTGGATTCACCATCCCAAACTACTCTGAAAATAATCAGAGGAAAACTTGCGCAGAGTTACGGTTATGACAACTCTCACGCTGCATTGGGTGAGGTcaaaaatacatacaaaaaatagcttaaattaaTTCACTTCTCCGTCGGAATCCAACAATGTTCCGTACCGTAAGAGACCGCTCTCCGATTATACCTGTCGGAAAAAAACGATTTGTTTCTCGCATTCATTTAAACCAGAACGAAATAGACTGAACTTACGGAGTTAgtacaaagaaggaaaaaaaaaatccaccaatcataagaaacattaacaaaacgAACCGATCAATCAGAATTTTAATCGATCTATTAACCCGATAATGGGTGGCTCGATTCAATACTACTTTACACtcttaaaatatgaaaaatgtcGCCGTACCCTGCAAAAGCTCACTCCAGAGTACATGAGCATCCAGCAGCACTATACGACTGCGTAAATCTACGAACTATATTAACCCGCTATCAGAGTCCATTCATTTTGCTTTGTAGGTGATGCTGCGCTGACTTCAAACTCATCAAGCTGCCACGCAGTCCGTCCTACTGACCCAGCTCTGCCAATCAACAAGAATTGGGTTATCATGGGATCGGAAAATCCAAAGTACAGAAGTATTGAGTAAGCGTTGGATGCAGATGCAAATGCAAACGCAAACGCAACTCATAGTAAAGACCTTTAATATATAGGCACCTTACACTATTTAGGTAGTTAGATGcgaacaaaattttaaaatttagagCCGAGTAAATGTCAGCAACTAACCAATACGCAGAAGAGGAAACAGAGAGAATGTATGTAGGAAAATAGCATTCGAAAAGCCTTACCCTCAAGACCAAAATTGTTTAAGCACTTGATCTGTTGCGGTAATTTGTTGGTTGATCAATCACTTTTCCAACCGCAATAGTTTTTCCTGCAGAACGTAGAAATAACCTTTACTACAACATGCCAAAAACATCCTGGGTGTATGAACAGAATGGCGAAGGCAAGGTATATAGTACCTTCGGTACGAAGAGTAAACCTCCCAAGTTGTGGAAAGTCTGCAAACTTCTCAATGCATATCATGTTACCGACCTGCAGGAGCACATGAGCACAGGGTAAGTGAACCAGGTGC
Coding sequences:
- the LOC137712429 gene encoding loganic acid O-methyltransferase-like, with the translated sequence MDQESFPMTGGDGQYSYGKNSGSQRKAADTAEGMLFEAILENLQIENHLSQGNAVSNSSFSIADLGCSVGPNTFIAVKNIMDTVTQKFQIEGQSSSLPEFHVYFNDHVSNDFNTLFANLSPDRQYFSGASSY
- the LOC137711893 gene encoding loganic acid O-methyltransferase-like, which gives rise to MDAVQDTSKFSEAYPMKGGDGPNSYANNSTLQKGTVDAAKELLSKAVAEELDVNVLLSSNTFYIADLGCSVGPNTFIAVENILEAVEFKFQSHGLNSQIPEFQVFFNDHTLNDFNRLFKSLPQARRYYAAGVPGSFYGRLFPNASIHFFYSTFALQWLSRVPKEVADKNSPAWNKGRIHYSNSTDEVVRAHEAQHAEDMECFLNARAQEIADGGMMVLVIPGRPNTLPHSESVGNVSFQLIGSCLMDMARKGLVSEEKVDTFNIPVYAMTPQELEAAVERNKHFSLKKLETIPHTPVPPTVSPIQLVVSHMRAGFEGIVKQQFGEEILDELFDSYLKKLEEQPSIIASGTETAIIFLAVLKRK